From Candidatus Limnocylindria bacterium:
CAAGTGCTGCTCGGGACCGCCGCTGGCGCATCCATGCCGAGCTCCCACACATCTCGGGTGGCGCTGCCGGCCGCTTCGACGCAGCCGACCTTCCGTTCGGTCGCGAGCGCCGTCAGCCAGACGGTGAGCCGACCCAGCGGTGTCGTGAGCGGCGACCTGCTGCTGGCGTATGTGTACGCCGGAGACGATCCGGTGACGGTGAGCGGCCCCGCCGGCTGGACGCGCGTGCTCGATACATCGGTGGCGCGCGGCAGCTTTCCGCCCTTCCACGCCCAGGTCTGGTACACGGTCGCCGGCGCGAGCGAGCCGGCCTCGTACCGCTGGACCATGCCGAGCTCGATCTGGGTGGACGTGACGGTCCTGGCCTATAGCGGGGTGAGCACGGTCTCGCCGATCGACATCGCCCGCGGAAGCGATGCCGGAACCACACAGACGCCGACGACCGACTCGGTCACGACCAGCGGAGCGAACGCGCTGGTGGTCGCGCTGTTCATCAACGACAACGTCGGCAGCTGGACCGCCGGCTCAGGCATGACCGAGCGCGTCGACTTCGACGGCATGCTCGCGCAGGACGTCCTGCAGAGCACCGCCGGCGCGACCGGGGTGAAGACCGCGACCAACAGCGTCAGTGGACCGAACGCCGCGCAGATCGTGGTCCTGCGCGCCGGGTCCTCGGACACGTTGGCCCCGACGGTCACGATCACCGCACCCACCAGTGGCGCAAGCGTCGTTGGCGCCGCGGTCCCGGTGTCGGCCGACGCCGCCGACAACGTCGCGGTCACCGCGGTCCAGTTCCTGCTCGACGGCGCGCCGCTCGGCGCGCCGATCACCACGCCGCCATACACGCGCAGCTGGGACACCACCGCGCTCGCCAACGGCCCGCACACTCTCGGCGCGCAGGCCTACGACGCGGCGGGGAACGTCGGAACGGCTGCGGCCGTCGCGGTGACGGTGGCCAACCCGGTGACACCGCCGGTGATCTCCGCCGTGAGCTCGAGCGCGGTCAGCAGCAGCGGCGCGACGATCACCTGGACGACCGACAAGGCCGCCGACGGTCTGGTGGAATACGGCACGACGACCGCGTACGGGCTCGCCACTCCGCTCAATCCGTCACTGGTGACTGCGCACACAGCGGCGCTCGGCTCGCTCAGCCCCAGCACCCTCTATCACTTCCGAGTGAAGAGCAAGGACGC
This genomic window contains:
- a CDS encoding Ig-like domain-containing protein yields the protein MPSSIWVDVTVLAYSGVSTVSPIDIARGSDAGTTQTPTTDSVTTSGANALVVALFINDNVGSWTAGSGMTERVDFDGMLAQDVLQSTAGATGVKTATNSVSGPNAAQIVVLRAGSSDTLAPTVTITAPTSGASVVGAAVPVSADAADNVAVTAVQFLLDGAPLGAPITTPPYTRSWDTTALANGPHTLGAQAYDAAGNVGTAAAVAVTVANPVTPPVISAVSSSAVSSSGATITWTTDKAADGLVEYGTTTAYGLATPLNPSLVTAHTAALGSLSPSTLYHFRVKSKDASGTPATSNDFTFTTASASYVRTFNGGTDEIRLSLGRINVSPTAFSNLVIARTGDNTRDKATFALIDRSGTNQYDLQLGEGQHGSVGNDVIVSTGFNASWSGFSLNITDYYFVLVTKARGFMFPRFHIYNFTTRVWYHANGNFAQDDQPGAVVGGHVNLGNYDSVPTVPWSGDMVAAGWWDRDLMAELGDSGIEAMAQSIQACLSTSPAAFWRLDQSDVAQPVIDQTGGGADQVARTGTAVRALGSAVLP